Proteins encoded together in one Flavobacteriales bacterium window:
- a CDS encoding gliding motility-associated C-terminal domain-containing protein, protein MKRTFLRALAALAVVLIATVPAKATHLVGGNLGYVYQGETSPGSGLYRYQVYLEFYLNCGPNSNFQSLYEVLGEDYGTPLFVGAYLQDPQNPNADKIKLQDIPVFLTDSLVIEPDLPDNCAVGQGLCTVKGTFVGQVDVPLNFGGLHLYYHMCCRNLDIDNLNNPNGTGIGYYAFVPPPLVNNSSPVFLGQPTPFLCIGDTATFLNTASDPDGDQLIFSFEIPYNSQNFGGGIIPPPATLTWPVNEVNYNPGFSLAQPFGAGGYAFINGATGLTRYMAPLQGNYVVAVEVKEFRNGQLIGRTRRDLQLQSIPCPPNATPAASTPIAASYTVQAGDQLCIDLAFDDADGDSLFLQAAGTIFDGNLVNPPATIGSPVEGDGTVGTQFCWTTACDQGQDQPYLFSVSVTDNGCPPLTIDVVVQVQVLPFVAQGPITGPAQVCTNATGVTYSLPQGTGAGYAWTVTGGTLAGGNGTNAITVDWGAPGSGQVSVVVTDSLGCAAPPLTVDVIIGALPTASAGPDAVICAGDTVTIGGSPTGPPGSTFAWSPITGLGSTSAANPQAFPSGTTTYIVQVNNGGCTNTDTVRVLVSQPQLDAGPDVALCTGDTVQLNATGTGSFLWTPAGSLSDATAEDPLAFPTSTTNYSVTLTDSVGCTVTDQVLVTVNALPFADAGPDRQICPLEGTPLTGSPTGPPGATYLWSPSTGLNDPTLGAPIASPTVNTTYAVVVTDVNGCTNTDTVNVEVLPAPPVSAGPDLTLCAGDTGQVLASGPTAVSFQWTPINSGLSNDAIADPLAFPSTTTTYVLVVQDVNNCTASDTMTVFVNTLPNASAGPDVALCLGGSAQLDGSGGTGYLWSPATGLDDATAEDPVATVSTSTIYSVLVTDGNGCSATDSVTVTVNLPVNAGTNAATSVCSDGGALSLFTLLGGNPDPNGTWSPSPTYTPGGGGGVFSYVVNAQAPCVNDTAFVTITEVVAPDAGTDAVLDLCSTGAPVDLFGALGGTPDPGGVWTDPNGVPFNGIFDPQLWPGGSVCQYFVPAVAPCNEDTATVVVTVTAALDPGGSGSAILCSSGTTFTLTDSLTGTPDPSGTWSDPNNALHVDVYDPAVDGPGVYTFTIAAQGGCPDTSATVTVTELAPPVDAGADLALCIGDTAQLNASGGPDYSWSPGTGLSATDVADPLAFPTGTTTYTLTVTDAQGCVASDAVTVTVNALPVVDAGADAAICAGTTTTLGGSPTAPPGSTILWSPGAGLSDPNVGNPTAQPGATTTYIVGVQGPNGCVNSDTVTVTVNALPAVSAGTDTTICTGASVQLDGSGTGSFLWTPATGLSDATAEDPIATPTGTITYTLTVTDANQCSASDDVTVSVGALPTADAGPDVWVCPGFDVQLQGSGGTDYSWSPTAGLNDPTSASPLAAPSSTTIYTLTVTDAAGCSGTDQVTVTVNDDPPVDAGPDQTACFGNAVVIGGAPSSIPGSTFLWLPGAGLDDPTAANPNASPTATTLYTLVVTNDTCTAQDQVLVTIAGEAQAAFTVRLEPRCDGLRAFITDLSQGAVSWLWTFSDGTISTEPQPSPVLPYGGDLTVTLTITDAQGCTASITQNYPAGTLDDHTDITVPNIFTPNGDGNNDLFAPITDAELGGCLQMSIFNRWGQKMWESLGNATRWDGRTFAGEPAVVGTYFYVIDLNGVRYEGSLQLMR, encoded by the coding sequence ATGAAGCGAACCTTCCTCCGCGCCCTGGCCGCCCTGGCCGTGGTGCTGATCGCCACGGTCCCTGCGAAGGCCACCCACCTGGTGGGCGGCAACCTGGGCTATGTGTACCAGGGCGAGACATCGCCGGGCAGCGGTCTCTACCGCTACCAGGTGTACCTCGAGTTCTACCTCAACTGCGGACCGAACTCCAACTTCCAGTCGCTGTACGAGGTGCTGGGCGAGGACTATGGCACCCCGCTCTTCGTGGGCGCCTACCTGCAGGACCCGCAGAACCCCAACGCCGACAAGATCAAGCTGCAGGACATCCCGGTGTTCCTGACGGACTCGCTGGTGATCGAGCCGGACCTTCCGGACAACTGCGCCGTGGGCCAGGGCCTCTGCACGGTGAAGGGCACCTTCGTGGGGCAGGTGGACGTGCCGCTCAACTTCGGGGGCCTGCACCTGTATTACCACATGTGCTGCCGCAACCTGGACATCGACAACCTGAACAACCCCAACGGCACGGGCATCGGTTACTACGCGTTCGTGCCGCCGCCCCTGGTGAACAACTCCAGCCCGGTGTTCCTGGGCCAGCCCACGCCCTTCCTGTGCATCGGCGACACCGCCACTTTCCTGAACACGGCCAGCGACCCCGACGGCGATCAGCTCATCTTCTCCTTCGAGATCCCCTACAACTCGCAGAACTTCGGCGGGGGCATCATCCCGCCGCCGGCCACGCTCACCTGGCCGGTGAACGAGGTGAACTACAACCCCGGCTTCAGTCTGGCCCAGCCTTTCGGCGCCGGCGGCTACGCCTTCATTAACGGCGCCACGGGCCTCACCCGCTACATGGCCCCGCTGCAGGGCAACTACGTGGTGGCCGTGGAGGTGAAGGAGTTCCGCAACGGCCAGTTGATCGGTCGCACACGCCGCGACCTTCAGCTGCAATCGATCCCGTGCCCGCCCAACGCCACCCCGGCCGCCAGCACCCCCATCGCCGCCAGCTACACCGTGCAGGCCGGCGACCAGTTGTGCATCGACCTCGCCTTCGACGACGCGGACGGCGACTCGCTCTTCCTGCAGGCCGCGGGCACCATCTTCGACGGCAACCTGGTGAACCCGCCCGCCACCATCGGCAGTCCGGTGGAAGGCGACGGTACCGTGGGCACCCAGTTCTGCTGGACCACGGCATGCGACCAGGGACAGGACCAGCCCTACCTCTTCAGCGTGAGCGTGACGGACAACGGCTGCCCGCCGCTGACCATCGACGTGGTGGTGCAGGTGCAGGTGCTTCCCTTCGTGGCGCAGGGTCCGATCACCGGTCCTGCCCAAGTGTGCACCAACGCGACGGGAGTGACCTACAGCCTGCCACAGGGTACCGGTGCCGGCTATGCGTGGACGGTGACCGGCGGCACCCTGGCCGGCGGCAACGGCACCAACGCCATCACCGTGGACTGGGGCGCCCCGGGCAGCGGACAGGTGAGCGTGGTGGTGACCGACAGCCTGGGCTGTGCCGCCCCGCCGCTGACCGTGGACGTCATCATCGGCGCGCTTCCCACGGCCAGCGCCGGTCCCGATGCGGTGATCTGCGCGGGCGACACGGTGACCATCGGGGGCAGCCCCACAGGCCCGCCGGGCAGCACCTTCGCGTGGAGCCCCATCACCGGGCTCGGAAGCACCAGTGCGGCCAACCCGCAGGCCTTCCCGTCCGGCACCACCACCTACATCGTGCAGGTGAACAACGGTGGCTGCACGAACACCGACACCGTGCGCGTGCTGGTGTCGCAGCCGCAGCTCGATGCCGGGCCTGACGTGGCGCTGTGCACGGGCGACACCGTGCAACTGAACGCCACCGGGACGGGCAGCTTCCTGTGGACGCCGGCCGGCAGCCTGAGCGATGCCACCGCGGAGGACCCGTTGGCCTTCCCCACCAGCACCACCAACTACAGCGTGACCCTCACCGACAGCGTGGGCTGCACGGTGACGGACCAGGTGCTGGTGACCGTCAACGCCCTGCCTTTCGCCGATGCGGGTCCCGATCGCCAGATCTGTCCATTGGAGGGCACCCCCCTCACCGGTTCGCCCACCGGCCCGCCGGGGGCCACCTACCTCTGGAGCCCTTCCACGGGCCTCAACGATCCCACGCTGGGCGCCCCGATCGCTTCGCCGACGGTGAACACGACCTACGCGGTGGTCGTGACCGATGTGAACGGCTGCACCAACACCGACACGGTGAATGTGGAGGTGCTGCCCGCACCACCGGTGAGCGCCGGCCCCGACCTGACGCTCTGTGCAGGCGACACGGGCCAGGTGCTCGCTTCGGGACCAACGGCCGTAAGCTTCCAGTGGACACCGATCAACAGCGGCCTGAGCAACGATGCGATCGCCGACCCGCTGGCCTTCCCCTCCACCACCACGACCTATGTGCTGGTGGTGCAGGACGTGAACAACTGCACGGCCTCCGACACCATGACGGTGTTCGTGAACACGCTGCCCAACGCCAGTGCCGGACCGGATGTGGCCTTGTGCCTGGGCGGAAGTGCGCAGCTCGACGGCAGCGGTGGCACCGGCTACCTCTGGAGCCCGGCCACCGGGTTGGATGATGCGACCGCCGAGGACCCCGTGGCCACAGTAAGCACCAGCACCATCTACAGTGTGCTGGTGACCGACGGCAATGGATGCAGCGCGACGGACAGTGTGACCGTGACGGTGAACCTGCCGGTGAACGCGGGCACCAACGCGGCCACCTCGGTGTGCAGCGACGGAGGGGCGTTGAGCCTGTTCACGCTGCTGGGTGGCAACCCGGACCCCAATGGTACCTGGAGCCCCTCGCCCACCTACACCCCGGGCGGCGGCGGTGGCGTGTTCAGCTATGTGGTGAACGCACAGGCCCCGTGCGTGAACGACACCGCCTTCGTGACCATCACCGAAGTGGTCGCTCCGGACGCTGGAACGGATGCCGTCCTGGATCTCTGCAGCACGGGTGCTCCGGTGGACCTGTTCGGCGCGCTGGGCGGTACACCGGACCCTGGCGGCGTATGGACCGATCCGAACGGCGTTCCCTTCAACGGCATCTTCGACCCGCAGCTCTGGCCCGGCGGATCGGTGTGCCAGTACTTCGTGCCCGCCGTAGCGCCATGCAATGAGGACACCGCCACTGTGGTGGTGACCGTAACCGCAGCCCTTGATCCGGGCGGATCGGGCAGCGCCATCCTCTGCAGCAGCGGCACCACCTTCACCCTCACCGATTCGCTCACCGGCACCCCTGACCCTTCGGGCACGTGGTCCGATCCGAACAACGCACTGCATGTCGACGTGTACGATCCGGCCGTGGATGGACCCGGGGTGTACACCTTCACCATCGCCGCGCAGGGCGGATGCCCGGACACGAGCGCCACGGTGACCGTGACGGAGCTGGCCCCGCCGGTGGACGCGGGCGCTGACCTCGCGCTCTGCATCGGCGATACCGCGCAGCTGAACGCCAGCGGCGGGCCGGACTACAGCTGGTCACCCGGCACCGGGCTCAGCGCCACCGACGTCGCCGACCCGCTGGCCTTCCCCACCGGCACCACGACCTACACGCTCACCGTGACCGACGCACAGGGCTGCGTGGCCAGTGATGCGGTGACGGTGACGGTGAACGCGCTCCCCGTCGTGGACGCTGGTGCGGACGCCGCCATCTGCGCGGGCACCACCACCACCCTCGGCGGTTCGCCCACCGCGCCGCCGGGCAGCACCATCCTGTGGAGCCCGGGTGCCGGCCTCAGCGACCCCAACGTGGGCAACCCCACCGCACAGCCGGGCGCCACCACCACCTACATCGTGGGCGTGCAGGGCCCCAACGGTTGCGTGAACAGCGATACGGTGACGGTGACGGTGAACGCGCTGCCTGCGGTGAGCGCGGGCACGGACACCACCATCTGCACCGGCGCCAGCGTGCAGCTCGATGGCAGCGGCACGGGCAGCTTCCTGTGGACGCCGGCCACCGGCCTGAGCGACGCCACGGCGGAGGATCCCATCGCCACGCCCACCGGCACGATCACCTACACCCTGACGGTGACGGACGCCAACCAGTGCAGCGCGAGCGATGACGTCACCGTGAGCGTTGGGGCGCTGCCCACTGCCGATGCAGGGCCCGATGTGTGGGTATGCCCCGGTTTCGATGTGCAGCTGCAGGGATCGGGCGGCACGGACTATAGCTGGTCGCCCACCGCGGGGTTGAACGACCCCACGAGCGCGAGCCCGCTGGCGGCACCGTCCAGCACCACCATCTACACGCTGACCGTGACCGACGCGGCCGGCTGCAGCGGCACCGACCAGGTGACCGTGACGGTGAACGACGACCCGCCGGTGGACGCCGGACCGGACCAGACGGCCTGCTTCGGCAACGCGGTGGTGATCGGCGGTGCGCCGAGCTCCATCCCGGGCTCCACCTTCCTGTGGCTGCCCGGTGCCGGGCTGGACGACCCCACGGCCGCCAACCCCAATGCCAGCCCGACGGCCACCACCCTCTATACCCTGGTGGTGACCAACGACACGTGCACCGCGCAGGACCAGGTGCTGGTGACCATCGCGGGTGAAGCGCAGGCCGCCTTCACCGTGCGGCTCGAGCCGCGTTGCGACGGGCTGCGCGCCTTCATCACCGACCTGAGCCAGGGCGCGGTGAGCTGGCTATGGACCTTCAGCGATGGCACCATCTCCACCGAACCGCAGCCGTCGCCCGTGCTGCCCTATGGCGGCGATCTCACTGTGACGCTCACCATCACCGATGCGCAGGGCTGCACCGCCTCCATCACCCAGAACTATCCCGCCGGCACGCTGGACGACCACACCGACATCACGGTGCCCAACATCTTCACCCCGAACGGCGACGGCAACAACGACCTGTTCGCGCCGATCACGGACGCCGAACTGGGCGGCTGCCTGCAGATGAGCATCTTCAACCGCTGGGGCCAGAAGATGTGGGAGAGCCTGGGCAACGCCACCCGCTGGGATGGGCGCACCTTCGCCGGTGAGCCCGCCGTGGTCGGCACCTACTTCTATGTGATCGACCTCAACGGCGTGCGCTACGAAGGCAGCCTCCAACTCATGCGTTGA
- a CDS encoding DUF2807 domain-containing protein, which produces MRKPLLPLLIFLPLVQGCWNMNCVDAPGPVVTRDLSVAPFNGVITEGSIDVEILQGPVQQVKAEGPAAALDLLDTDVKSGVWHVRTTECFMSDVDLVVRITMPTLERVGVEGSGDVNCSGAFAGERFEVTVQGSGDITVPVSARTLKVDIQGSGDVVLSGTAGEAELIIAGSGNVEGLELSTGSADVEIMGSGDVALTAVDMLDARIMGSGNVRYRGTPKVSSTITGSGAVTPAP; this is translated from the coding sequence ATGCGAAAGCCCCTGCTCCCTTTGCTCATCTTCCTGCCCTTGGTGCAGGGCTGCTGGAACATGAACTGTGTGGACGCGCCGGGGCCTGTGGTGACGCGTGATCTCTCCGTGGCCCCCTTCAACGGGGTGATCACGGAAGGCTCCATCGACGTCGAGATCCTGCAAGGGCCGGTGCAGCAGGTGAAGGCCGAAGGCCCTGCCGCTGCGCTCGACCTGCTGGACACCGATGTGAAGTCCGGGGTATGGCACGTCCGCACCACCGAGTGCTTCATGAGCGACGTGGACCTGGTGGTGCGCATCACCATGCCGACGTTGGAACGGGTCGGTGTGGAAGGCTCCGGAGACGTGAATTGCAGTGGCGCCTTTGCGGGCGAGCGCTTCGAGGTGACCGTCCAAGGCAGTGGCGACATCACGGTGCCGGTGAGCGCGCGGACGCTGAAGGTGGACATTCAGGGCAGCGGTGATGTGGTGCTGAGCGGAACGGCCGGCGAGGCTGAACTGATCATCGCCGGTAGCGGCAACGTGGAGGGTCTGGAGTTGAGCACGGGCAGCGCGGATGTGGAGATCATGGGCAGCGGCGATGTGGCCCTCACCGCGGTGGACATGCTGGATGCCCGCATCATGGGCAGTGGCAACGTGCGCTACCGCGGCACGCCGAAGGTCTCGTCCACCATCACCGGATCGGGGGCCGTGACGCCCGCGCCATGA
- a CDS encoding glycoside hydrolase family 16 protein produces MRNALPLLAAVLLVGTATAQTKLEKRVGPVQADDGGRCDTSAWQLVFSDEFNGDRLDPDTWRTWFPYSDDGSDRCDGCRLMGTSNTIFRDDLVTVSGGQLHLGVRAREGEWHGRRKEHEGGMVHSVGDVRFTYGRFEVRCRIPKGTGLWPAFWGFGGETEIDVFEFCGEHPGLFKGALHRWGRPKFSTNGKKRLPDLSADFHDYVVEWERDGISWFINGELVQYRGRFVDQRGRPLPACGRATGDHHTAPYFPRAEDGLNIILDLAVSEPKGFCNGPKRAEPWPEDTSFDVEHVRVYQRRSAVTPR; encoded by the coding sequence ATGAGGAACGCTCTGCCCCTGCTGGCCGCCGTGCTGCTGGTCGGCACCGCCACCGCACAGACGAAACTCGAGAAGCGCGTGGGCCCTGTGCAGGCCGATGACGGTGGACGCTGCGACACCAGCGCCTGGCAGTTGGTGTTCAGCGATGAGTTCAACGGCGACCGGCTGGACCCGGACACCTGGCGCACCTGGTTCCCCTACAGCGATGATGGCAGCGACCGCTGCGACGGCTGCCGCCTGATGGGCACCAGCAACACCATCTTCCGCGACGACCTGGTGACCGTGAGCGGTGGCCAGCTGCACTTGGGCGTGCGGGCGCGCGAGGGCGAGTGGCACGGCCGGCGCAAGGAGCACGAGGGTGGCATGGTGCACTCGGTGGGCGATGTGCGCTTCACCTACGGTCGCTTCGAGGTGCGCTGCCGAATCCCCAAGGGCACCGGCCTTTGGCCTGCGTTCTGGGGCTTTGGGGGCGAGACGGAGATCGACGTCTTCGAGTTCTGCGGCGAGCATCCCGGTCTGTTCAAGGGCGCGCTGCACCGCTGGGGCCGGCCCAAGTTCTCCACCAACGGAAAGAAGCGCCTGCCCGACCTGTCGGCCGACTTCCATGACTACGTGGTGGAGTGGGAGCGCGACGGCATCAGCTGGTTCATCAACGGGGAGTTGGTGCAGTACCGGGGCCGCTTCGTGGATCAGCGCGGGCGGCCCCTGCCCGCGTGCGGCCGAGCGACCGGCGACCACCACACCGCGCCCTACTTCCCACGCGCCGAGGATGGGCTCAACATCATCCTCGACCTGGCGGTGAGCGAGCCCAAGGGCTTCTGCAACGGTCCGAAGCGGGCCGAACCCTGGCCGGAGGACACAAGCTTCGATGTGGAGCACGTGCGCGTGTACCAGCGCCGCAGCGCGGTCACTCCACGATAG
- a CDS encoding winged helix DNA-binding protein has protein sequence MKPEETIDFPIRRVWSRISRIYNTEAAKYGGSMAVGQILLNIEPEGTPSTKLGPKMGMEARSLVRTLQAMEEEGLIKRIADKADKRVVRIHLTAKGKQMRDVSRSTVIKFNQAVQSRFTAAQLSNFRTVMNELDRILEQEQLF, from the coding sequence ATGAAGCCCGAAGAGACGATCGACTTTCCCATCCGCCGCGTGTGGAGCCGCATCTCCCGCATCTACAACACCGAAGCCGCCAAGTATGGTGGCAGTATGGCCGTGGGGCAGATCCTGCTCAACATTGAACCGGAGGGCACGCCCAGCACCAAGCTCGGCCCGAAGATGGGCATGGAGGCCCGCAGCCTCGTGCGCACCCTGCAGGCCATGGAAGAGGAAGGCCTGATCAAGCGCATCGCCGACAAGGCCGACAAGCGAGTGGTACGCATCCACCTCACCGCCAAAGGGAAGCAGATGCGCGACGTGAGCCGCAGCACGGTGATCAAATTCAACCAGGCGGTGCAATCGCGTTTCACCGCAGCGCAGTTGAGCAACTTCCGGACGGTGATGAACGAGCTGGATAGGATACTCGAACAGGAACAACTCTTCTGA
- a CDS encoding 3-hydroxyacyl-CoA dehydrogenase/enoyl-CoA hydratase family protein, whose amino-acid sequence MTKRNIRKVAILGSGVMGSRIACHFANTGTEVLLLDIAPKEGGDKNKIVNDALAAAIKSSPAPLYDARFAKRISTGNFDDDLAKIKDCDWIIEVVIERLDIKQQLLEKVEKYRTPGTLITTNTSGIPINAISAGRSDDFRKHFCGTHFFNPPRYLPLLELIPGPDTDPAVLDFLEDYGQRILGKVTVRCQDTPAFIANRIGVFGIMGLFHLVEEMGLTVEEVDRLTGPVLGRPKSATFRTADVVGLDTLVKVAQGVKDNCPNDEQNALFAIPGYLQQMVEKNMLGSKTGKGFFFKDRSSPKGDILALDLKTLEYRPQVTRRTAGATLDAAKKEDDLRKRTALLYNGTDKAGEFYRKSFHGLFAYVSHRIPEITDALYKIDDAMRAGFGWELGPFEAWDAIEIGNVKAEMGKCGAPAIATWVDEMLAAGHTGFYKTEGGKRLYYDIPSKSYKSVPRAEGTIVLSDLPESSMVWKNSAATVRHLGDGILSVSWTSKMNTIGAEVIQGLNKAIDLAEQGAKGLVVYNDGANFSAGANVGMIFMMAVEQEYDDLEMAVRTFQNTMMRMRYSSIPVVAAPHQLTLGGGTELCLHADKVVAHAETYMGLVEFGVGVIPGGGGTKEFALRLADELKEGDIRINAMRERFLTIGQAKVATSGHEAFTLGYLRRGQDEVIVSRAHQLAYAKQCALDLWNKGYTKPAPRKDIKVLGQEGLGIVYVGANSMLSGNYISQHDALISEKLGYVMCGGDLSEATEVSEQYLLDLERKAFVELCMQRKTLERLQSIITSGKVLRN is encoded by the coding sequence ATGACCAAACGAAACATCCGCAAAGTCGCCATTCTCGGTTCCGGCGTCATGGGCAGCCGCATCGCCTGCCACTTCGCGAACACGGGCACCGAAGTGCTGCTGCTCGACATCGCCCCGAAAGAAGGTGGCGACAAGAACAAGATCGTCAACGACGCCCTCGCCGCCGCGATCAAGAGCAGTCCGGCGCCGCTGTACGATGCCCGCTTCGCGAAGCGCATCAGCACCGGCAACTTCGACGACGACCTTGCCAAGATCAAGGACTGCGATTGGATCATCGAGGTGGTGATCGAGCGGCTCGACATCAAGCAGCAACTACTTGAGAAAGTCGAGAAGTACCGCACGCCCGGCACCCTCATCACCACCAACACCAGCGGCATCCCGATCAACGCGATCAGCGCGGGCCGCAGCGACGACTTCCGCAAACACTTCTGCGGCACGCACTTCTTCAACCCGCCGCGCTACCTGCCGCTGCTGGAGCTGATCCCCGGTCCGGATACCGATCCCGCGGTGCTCGACTTCCTGGAGGACTACGGCCAGCGGATCCTCGGCAAGGTCACCGTGCGCTGCCAGGACACGCCCGCCTTCATCGCCAATCGCATCGGCGTGTTCGGCATCATGGGCCTCTTCCACCTGGTGGAGGAGATGGGCCTCACCGTGGAGGAAGTGGACCGCCTGACCGGTCCCGTGCTGGGCCGCCCGAAGAGCGCCACCTTCCGCACGGCCGACGTGGTGGGCCTCGACACGCTCGTGAAAGTTGCCCAAGGCGTGAAGGACAACTGCCCCAACGACGAGCAGAACGCCCTCTTCGCCATCCCCGGCTACCTGCAACAGATGGTGGAGAAGAACATGCTCGGCAGCAAGACCGGCAAGGGCTTCTTCTTCAAGGACCGTTCATCTCCGAAAGGCGACATCCTCGCCCTCGACCTGAAGACGCTCGAGTACCGTCCGCAGGTGACCCGCCGTACGGCGGGCGCCACGCTGGATGCCGCGAAGAAGGAGGACGATCTCCGCAAGCGCACCGCGCTGCTCTACAACGGCACCGACAAGGCCGGCGAGTTCTACCGCAAGAGTTTCCACGGGCTCTTCGCCTACGTGAGCCACCGGATCCCCGAGATCACTGATGCGTTGTACAAGATCGACGACGCCATGCGCGCGGGCTTCGGCTGGGAGCTGGGCCCCTTTGAGGCGTGGGATGCCATTGAAATAGGAAATGTGAAAGCTGAAATGGGAAAGTGCGGCGCGCCAGCGATCGCCACTTGGGTGGATGAGATGTTGGCCGCGGGTCACACCGGCTTCTATAAAACCGAAGGCGGCAAGCGGCTGTACTACGACATCCCCAGCAAGAGCTACAAGTCGGTGCCGCGCGCGGAAGGCACCATCGTGCTCAGCGACCTGCCCGAAAGCAGTATGGTGTGGAAGAACAGCGCCGCCACGGTGCGTCACCTCGGCGACGGCATCCTGAGCGTGAGCTGGACGAGCAAGATGAACACCATCGGCGCGGAGGTGATCCAGGGCCTCAACAAGGCCATCGACCTCGCCGAGCAAGGGGCAAAGGGCCTGGTGGTGTACAACGACGGCGCCAATTTCAGCGCGGGCGCCAACGTGGGCATGATCTTCATGATGGCCGTGGAGCAGGAGTACGACGACCTGGAGATGGCCGTGCGCACCTTCCAGAACACCATGATGCGCATGCGCTACAGCAGCATCCCCGTGGTGGCGGCCCCGCACCAACTGACACTTGGCGGCGGCACGGAGCTCTGCCTGCACGCGGACAAGGTGGTGGCGCACGCCGAGACCTACATGGGCCTTGTGGAATTCGGCGTGGGCGTGATCCCCGGCGGCGGCGGCACCAAGGAGTTCGCCCTGCGCCTCGCCGACGAGCTGAAGGAGGGCGACATCCGCATCAACGCCATGCGCGAGCGCTTCCTCACCATCGGCCAGGCCAAGGTGGCCACCAGCGGGCACGAGGCATTCACGTTAGGCTACTTGCGTCGTGGTCAGGACGAGGTCATTGTCAGCCGCGCCCACCAGCTGGCCTACGCCAAACAATGCGCGCTGGACCTCTGGAACAAGGGCTACACCAAGCCCGCGCCGCGCAAGGACATCAAGGTGCTCGGTCAGGAAGGCCTCGGCATCGTGTACGTGGGCGCCAACAGCATGCTCAGCGGCAATTACATCAGCCAACACGATGCGCTGATCAGCGAGAAGCTGGGCTACGTGATGTGCGGGGGTGACTTGTCGGAAGCCACCGAGGTGAGCGAGCAATACCTGCTGGACCTGGAGCGGAAGGCTTTTGTGGAGTTGTGCATGCAGCGGAAGACGTTGGAGCGGTTGCAGTCGATCATCACCTCGGGCAAAGTGCTTCGGAACTGA
- a CDS encoding DUF4062 domain-containing protein, which translates to MSAKKRSTRAATPKAKPKVLVSSSVYGQENLLEAIYADLEGYGYEVLMSHRGTVPVDPQVSAMDSCLKAVEECDLFLGIIFPRYGSGKEKKDDLSITHREAIRAIERGIPRWFLVHEHVALARQLLDQYRNTDVEDHFALKAGMTYRSTTLLSDLKVIDLYELAMRHDITEVGKRKGNWVQPYAEPEDARLFVNAQFRRYREVLQKHLPKLSSEEVMKRLKK; encoded by the coding sequence ATGAGTGCGAAGAAGCGATCCACCAGAGCTGCAACGCCTAAGGCCAAGCCGAAGGTCTTGGTCTCTTCTTCGGTGTATGGGCAAGAGAACTTGCTTGAAGCGATCTACGCGGACCTCGAAGGTTACGGGTATGAGGTGTTGATGTCGCATAGGGGCACCGTTCCAGTGGATCCGCAGGTATCGGCCATGGACAGCTGCCTGAAAGCTGTGGAGGAATGCGATCTGTTCTTGGGCATCATCTTTCCGCGCTATGGTTCGGGAAAAGAGAAGAAGGACGACCTCTCGATCACCCACCGGGAAGCCATTCGTGCCATCGAGCGCGGCATACCGCGATGGTTCCTGGTGCATGAGCATGTAGCACTGGCGCGCCAGCTTCTGGACCAGTATCGTAACACGGATGTCGAAGATCATTTCGCATTGAAAGCAGGAATGACCTATAGATCCACGACCCTGCTTTCTGATCTGAAAGTCATCGACCTCTATGAGTTGGCCATGCGGCACGACATCACTGAAGTGGGTAAACGCAAGGGCAATTGGGTGCAGCCGTACGCTGAACCAGAAGACGCGCGCTTGTTCGTGAACGCTCAGTTCCGCCGATACCGTGAAGTACTGCAGAAGCACTTGCCCAAGCTGTCCAGTGAGGAGGTCATGAAACGACTGAAGAAATGA